A single genomic interval of Nerophis ophidion isolate RoL-2023_Sa linkage group LG11, RoL_Noph_v1.0, whole genome shotgun sequence harbors:
- the ino80c gene encoding INO80 complex subunit C isoform X2 has translation MAVQLPITIKSQSVAANSACIRGKKRPNSPAVSTAAQPFSGSNKKKKPQLMSTAATLSQMSAVEAMCDMKSSGSMDNTTTTTAESTQARPPHFKDPTFMHSGIGGAAAGKKNRTWKNLKQILALERTLPWKLNDPNYFNIDAPPSLKPAKKYSDISGLPRSSPTSASSPLMW, from the exons ATGGCAGTGCAACTTCCCATAACTATCAAGAGCCAGTCGGTGGCCGCAAATTCTGCTTGTATACGTGGAAAGAAACGTCCCAATAGTCCGGCGGTGTCGACTGCTGCTCAGCCTTTTAGCGGCAGCAACAAGAAGAAGAAACCCCAACTAATGTCGACGGCTGCTACACTGAGTCAG ATGTCAGCAGTAGAAGCAATGTGTGATATGAAGTCAAGTGGATCAATGGACAACACTACAACTACCACTGCAGAATCTACTCAAGCCAGGCCACCGCACTTTAAAGACCCTACCTTCATG CATTCTGGGATTGGTGGAGCTGCAGCAGGCAAAAAGAACAGAACCTGGAAGAATCTTAAGCAAATTCTGGCTTTGGAACGAACGCTACCCTGGAAACTGAACGACCCTAACT ACTTCAACATCGACGCTCCTCCCTCGTTGAAACCAGCCAAAAAATACTCCGACATCTCGGGATTACCT AGGAGTTCTCCTACATCCGCCTCCTCCCCACTGATGTGGTGA
- the ino80c gene encoding INO80 complex subunit C isoform X1: MAVQLPITIKSQSVAANSACIRGKKRPNSPAVSTAAQPFSGSNKKKKPQLMSTAATLSQMSAVEAMCDMKSSGSMDNTTTTTAESTQARPPHFKDPTFMHSGIGGAAAGKKNRTWKNLKQILALERTLPWKLNDPNYFNIDAPPSLKPAKKYSDISGLPANYTDPQTKLRFTSSEEFSYIRLLPTDVVTGYLALRKATCIVP; encoded by the exons ATGGCAGTGCAACTTCCCATAACTATCAAGAGCCAGTCGGTGGCCGCAAATTCTGCTTGTATACGTGGAAAGAAACGTCCCAATAGTCCGGCGGTGTCGACTGCTGCTCAGCCTTTTAGCGGCAGCAACAAGAAGAAGAAACCCCAACTAATGTCGACGGCTGCTACACTGAGTCAG ATGTCAGCAGTAGAAGCAATGTGTGATATGAAGTCAAGTGGATCAATGGACAACACTACAACTACCACTGCAGAATCTACTCAAGCCAGGCCACCGCACTTTAAAGACCCTACCTTCATG CATTCTGGGATTGGTGGAGCTGCAGCAGGCAAAAAGAACAGAACCTGGAAGAATCTTAAGCAAATTCTGGCTTTGGAACGAACGCTACCCTGGAAACTGAACGACCCTAACT ACTTCAACATCGACGCTCCTCCCTCGTTGAAACCAGCCAAAAAATACTCCGACATCTCGGGATTACCT GCCAACTACACAGACCCCCAGACTAAACTGCGCTTCACATCCTCAGAGGAGTTCTCCTACATCCGCCTCCTCCCCACTGATGTGGTGACCGGCTACCTTGCCCTGCGGAAGGCCACCTGCATCGTACCTTGA